The Haladaptatus cibarius D43 genome window below encodes:
- a CDS encoding shikimate kinase, whose product MNGRATAPAAGTVLNALATGVGSAFAIDADTTAEVSLDDSGEIRGEIADAPDADTRLIERCVELVLESADKDSSKDGDSSLGATVRTESDVPMASGLKSSSAAANATVMATLSALDVEIEREGAEGGQEDAEMTREDACRLGMQAARDVGVTATGAFDDASASMLGGVTVTDNNRDELLSREEVSWDVLVYTPPEKAFSADADVERCQRIAPMAELVADLALDGDYGRAMTVNGFAFCGALGFSTGPLLSALPDVDGVSLSGTGPSYVAVGGREVLEGVQERWDSLEGTTWLTTTQTDGTRTI is encoded by the coding sequence ATGAACGGACGCGCCACAGCACCCGCCGCCGGAACCGTGCTCAACGCACTCGCCACGGGCGTCGGGTCGGCGTTCGCCATCGACGCCGACACGACCGCCGAGGTTTCGCTGGACGACTCGGGAGAAATCCGCGGCGAAATCGCGGACGCACCGGACGCCGATACGCGACTCATCGAACGCTGTGTCGAACTGGTTCTCGAATCCGCCGACAAGGATTCGTCCAAGGACGGAGATTCGTCATTGGGCGCGACGGTTCGCACCGAAAGCGACGTTCCGATGGCCTCCGGCCTGAAGAGTTCGAGCGCCGCCGCGAACGCCACCGTGATGGCGACCCTGTCCGCGCTGGATGTGGAGATTGAGCGAGAGGGCGCGGAGGGAGGACAGGAAGACGCAGAAATGACCCGCGAAGACGCCTGCCGACTCGGTATGCAGGCCGCCCGCGATGTCGGTGTGACTGCCACTGGGGCGTTCGACGACGCCAGCGCGAGCATGCTCGGGGGTGTGACGGTCACCGACAACAACCGCGACGAACTGCTTTCTCGGGAGGAAGTGTCGTGGGACGTGCTGGTCTACACTCCGCCGGAAAAAGCGTTTTCGGCGGATGCAGATGTCGAACGCTGTCAGCGAATCGCACCGATGGCCGAACTGGTGGCTGACCTCGCGCTCGACGGCGACTACGGACGGGCGATGACCGTCAACGGATTCGCGTTCTGCGGCGCGCTCGGTTTTTCGACCGGCCCACTGCTTTCTGCTCTGCCGGATGTCGATGGCGTTTCGCTGTCCGGTACTGGCCCGAGTTACGTCGCCGTCGGGGGACGGGAGGTTTTAGAGGGAGTACAAGAAAGGTGGGACTCACTGGAGGGCACTACGTGGCTAACGACGACGCAAACAGACGGGACCCGAACGATATGA
- a CDS encoding chorismate mutase — protein sequence MSLAELRDEIESIDREIVELIARRTYVAETVAQVKSIEDIPTTDEGQEQKVMDRAGENAQRFDVDSNLVKAVFRLLIELNKVEQRESR from the coding sequence ATGAGCCTCGCGGAACTCCGCGACGAGATAGAGTCCATCGACCGCGAAATCGTGGAACTCATCGCCAGACGGACCTACGTCGCGGAGACGGTGGCGCAAGTGAAATCCATCGAGGACATCCCAACGACGGACGAAGGACAAGAACAGAAAGTGATGGACAGAGCGGGCGAAAACGCCCAACGGTTCGACGTTGATTCGAATTTGGTGAAAGCGGTTTTCAGGCTTCTCATCGAGTTGAACAAGGTAGAGCAGCGAGAAAGTCGATAA
- a CDS encoding DUF2243 domain-containing protein gives MSDHDGTWLGLRERAKPLVQAGVFLGLGLGGFFDGIVIHQILQWHHMLSSHHDPGIANDLRLNMMADGFFHVGTYTFTVLGVVLLWRAWRRPAVPRSGRTLLGSVISGWGLFNLGEGLVNHHLLGIHHVWPAGPGSVLLWDVAFLLWGILFVLGGYAIVRGDEAGSVESQVETETV, from the coding sequence ATGAGTGACCACGACGGGACGTGGCTGGGTCTTCGAGAACGCGCAAAGCCTCTCGTTCAGGCTGGCGTTTTTCTCGGACTGGGACTGGGTGGCTTTTTCGACGGTATCGTCATCCACCAAATCCTCCAATGGCACCACATGCTTAGCTCCCATCACGACCCCGGCATTGCGAACGATTTGCGGTTGAACATGATGGCCGACGGCTTCTTTCACGTCGGAACGTACACCTTCACTGTTCTCGGTGTCGTCCTCCTTTGGCGTGCGTGGCGACGACCCGCAGTTCCGCGGTCTGGCCGGACACTGCTCGGGTCGGTGATTTCCGGGTGGGGACTGTTCAATCTCGGCGAAGGACTCGTCAACCACCATCTGCTCGGGATTCACCACGTGTGGCCAGCAGGCCCCGGTTCCGTCCTCCTGTGGGATGTCGCATTTTTGCTGTGGGGCATTCTGTTCGTTCTCGGCGGCTACGCCATCGTTCGGGGTGACGAAGCGGGGTCGGTCGAATCGCAGGTAGAGACGGAGACAGTGTGA
- a CDS encoding carbonic anhydrase, with the protein MHETVIELLKHNSEHADEFQSRFDDVQDSQRPSVVTVCCSDSRVLQDHMWGNDQPGHIFTCGNIGNRVVQRTDSGEAVSGDVLYPVEHTGTDTIVVVGHTGCGAVTATYDDLTEGLSESAGIEHCLSLLKPRLESGVESLPSDVSRTEAINRLVEYNVDRQIEFLIESDEIPSGVDIVGVVYDFQDVYGERRGEVHVVNVNGEIAVEKLREEHSEIDSRIRRLWEY; encoded by the coding sequence ATGCACGAGACGGTCATCGAACTGTTGAAGCACAATTCTGAACACGCAGACGAGTTTCAGTCCCGATTCGACGACGTACAGGACTCCCAACGACCGAGCGTGGTCACCGTCTGCTGTTCGGACTCCCGCGTCCTCCAAGATCATATGTGGGGGAACGACCAACCGGGGCACATCTTCACCTGCGGCAACATCGGAAACCGGGTCGTCCAACGAACCGATTCCGGCGAAGCCGTTTCCGGTGACGTTCTGTATCCAGTCGAGCACACGGGGACGGATACCATCGTCGTCGTGGGGCATACGGGCTGTGGAGCTGTGACGGCGACCTACGACGATTTGACCGAGGGTCTCTCCGAATCCGCTGGTATCGAGCACTGTCTGTCACTGCTGAAACCGCGTCTCGAATCGGGCGTCGAATCGCTTCCCTCTGATGTGAGCCGAACTGAAGCCATCAATCGACTCGTGGAGTACAACGTCGATAGACAAATCGAGTTCCTCATCGAGAGCGACGAAATCCCCTCGGGAGTCGATATTGTCGGCGTCGTCTACGACTTCCAAGACGTGTACGGGGAGCGCCGCGGGGAAGTCCACGTCGTCAACGTCAACGGCGAAATTGCCGTAGAGAAGCTTCGAGAAGAACATTCGGAAATCGACTCGCGGATTCGGCGGCTCTGGGAGTACTGA
- a CDS encoding cation:proton antiporter yields the protein MVETYVVALTFLGLLILAATVLPELLGEYAVSVPIAYLTIGAVAFSLPVGLPNPDPLVHSDLAERLAEFVVIVSLMSAGLKIDRPFSLGKWSSTWRLLVITMPLTIAGAAIAGWWALGFVPATAMLLGAVIAPTDPVLASDVQVGPPGEGENAMSDQPVEQKHEHEVRFTLTSEAGLNDGLAFPFTYVAIAIATAGLAPSGWFVDWLVVDVAYKIVVGTVAGLILGRLLAGLLFRFSPSTKLASTVEGTEALAGTLLVYGITELIQGYGFIAVFAAALVIRHRERTHEYNQALHDFAEVIERLTMAVLLALFGGAVATGLLENLSFPAIALGLGFVFVLRPVAGLLGTAGSNMEFADRSVISFFGIRGVGSFFYLAYAINEATFPGARLAWSLVGFVVLVSVIVHGTLATPVMEELSRRGRA from the coding sequence ATGGTCGAAACTTATGTGGTCGCGCTCACGTTTCTCGGACTCCTCATTCTCGCGGCCACCGTACTGCCGGAGTTACTCGGCGAGTACGCCGTTTCCGTTCCTATCGCCTATCTAACCATCGGAGCGGTCGCGTTTTCGCTCCCGGTCGGACTGCCAAATCCCGACCCGTTGGTTCACAGCGACCTCGCGGAGCGTCTCGCCGAGTTCGTGGTCATCGTCTCGCTGATGAGCGCCGGACTGAAAATTGATCGCCCGTTTTCGCTCGGCAAGTGGAGTTCGACGTGGCGCTTGCTCGTGATAACGATGCCGCTGACGATTGCTGGTGCGGCGATAGCAGGGTGGTGGGCACTCGGATTCGTTCCCGCCACAGCGATGTTGCTCGGTGCGGTCATCGCTCCGACTGACCCGGTTCTCGCGTCGGACGTGCAGGTTGGGCCACCCGGAGAGGGCGAAAATGCGATGAGCGACCAACCGGTCGAGCAAAAACACGAACACGAAGTCCGATTCACCCTCACGTCTGAGGCCGGACTGAACGACGGACTCGCATTTCCGTTCACGTATGTAGCTATCGCCATCGCAACCGCCGGACTCGCGCCGTCCGGGTGGTTCGTAGACTGGTTGGTCGTGGACGTAGCTTACAAAATCGTTGTCGGAACGGTTGCGGGATTGATTCTCGGGCGGCTGCTGGCCGGACTGCTGTTTCGGTTTTCACCGTCCACGAAACTCGCCAGCACGGTAGAAGGCACGGAAGCGTTGGCCGGAACGCTCCTCGTGTACGGTATCACGGAACTGATTCAAGGGTACGGATTTATCGCGGTGTTCGCCGCCGCGCTGGTCATCCGACACCGGGAGCGAACTCACGAGTACAATCAGGCGCTTCACGACTTCGCGGAAGTAATCGAGCGACTGACGATGGCAGTCCTGTTGGCCCTGTTCGGCGGGGCGGTTGCGACCGGTCTTCTCGAAAATCTCTCCTTTCCCGCTATCGCCCTCGGACTCGGGTTCGTCTTCGTCCTACGACCCGTCGCCGGACTGCTCGGAACGGCGGGTTCGAACATGGAGTTCGCAGACCGGAGCGTCATTTCCTTTTTCGGCATCCGCGGCGTCGGGTCGTTTTTCTATCTCGCCTACGCTATCAACGAGGCGACCTTTCCCGGCGCTCGACTGGCGTGGTCGCTCGTCGGATTCGTGGTACTCGT